The following is a genomic window from Nocardioides thalensis.
TCTCGAGGGTCGCCGGGAAGACGACGAAGACGAGGACCATGCCGAGCACGTAGGCCGCCCAGAGCAGGGCCTCGTCGGTCTGGACGGTCGCCGTCAGCAGCACGAAGAACGTGATGAAGCCGCCGACCAGGGTCACCAGCAGGTCGATCAGGCCCGAGACCAGCCGGGTGCCGAGGGACGCTGCGGGCAGGTCGAGTGCCACGCCCTCGCCCGTGACGAGGTCGTCCTCGGTGAGCGTGGCGAACTCGGCGGCTGACATCGGGGCAAGGGTATTACGGTGAGCCCGTGCCGCGGATCGACATCGACGCCTACGTGGCCGCGCACTCCCACGAGTGGGCGCGGCTCGAGGAGCTGCTCCGCGAACGGCGCCGTACCGGCGCGACCAGTGACGAGCTGGTCGACCGGTACCAGCAGGCCGCGACCGACCTGTCGGTGATCCGCACGTCGGCTCCCGACGCGCAGCTGGTGTCCTACCTGTCCTCGCTGCTCGGCCGGGCGCGCGTGGCGATGCTCGGCACCCGCGTCACCCGGTGGCAGGCGTTCGGCCGGTTCTTCACCCACCAGTTCCCGGCGGCGCTGTATCGCCTGCGCTGGTGGTGGCTGGGGTGCTTCGCCGGCAACGTCGTCGTGCTCGCGGTGATGATGTGGTGGCTCGGCGACCACCCCGAGGTCGAGCAGTCGCTGCTCTCGCAGTCGGAGATCGACGCCCTCGTGAAGAACGACTTCGAGAACTACTACAGCGAGCACGCCGCCGGTTCGTTCGCCACCCAGGTGTGGGTCAACAACGCCTGGGTCAGCGCGCTGTGCATCGCGCTCGGCATCCTCGGCCTGCCGGTGCTCTACCTGCTCTTCAACAACATCGCCAACCTCGCCGTGGTCGGCGCGATCATGACCCGCTACGACCGGGGCGACCTGTTCTGGGGGCTGATCCTCCCGCACGGCCTGCTCGAGCTCACTGCCGTGTTCGTGGCGGCCGGCGTCGGCCTGCGCCTGTTCTGGTCCTGGATCGAGCCCGGCGGGCTGACCCGCGGCGCCTCGATCGCGCACGCGGGTCGCACGGCGATCACCGTCGCCATGGGCCTGGTCGTGGTGCTGCTCGTCAGCGGCATCATCGAGGCGTTCGTGACACCGTCGCCGCTGCCGACCTGGGCCCGGATCGCGATCGGCGTCACCGCCGAGCTGGTGTTCTTCGCCTACGTCTTCGTCGTCGGCCGTGCTGCCTCCCGCTCGGGCGCGACCGGCGACATCGCCGACGACCTCCTCGAGGACCGGGTCGCCACCCAGGCCTGACCGTCGATGGCTCGCCGAGTCCAGCCTCATGGTCCGCCGAGTCCAGCCTCATGGTCCGCCGAATCGGGCCTCATGGTCTGCCGAGTTGTGCTCGATGGTGCGCCGAATCGGGCCCCGTGGTCCGCCGAGTTGTGCTCGACGGTTTGTCCGGTCCGGCTCACCGCGAGACGGAGAGCCTTGAGCGACCATCAGGTCGAACTCGGCGGACCATGGGGGGCGGATTCGGCGGACCATGGGGGCGGATTCGGCTAGAGCTGGCCGGCCGCCTTCAGCGCGAGGTAGTGGTCGGCGAGCACCGGCGGGAGCGACTCCGCGTCGGCCTCGAGTACGTCGACGCCGAGCTTGCGGAGGACGTCGCCGGTCCAGGCCCGCCGGCGCAGCTCCTGCTCGGCGGCGGCGGCGTCGTAGACCTCGTCGATCGAGTCGCGGGC
Proteins encoded in this region:
- a CDS encoding stage II sporulation protein M, with the protein product MPRIDIDAYVAAHSHEWARLEELLRERRRTGATSDELVDRYQQAATDLSVIRTSAPDAQLVSYLSSLLGRARVAMLGTRVTRWQAFGRFFTHQFPAALYRLRWWWLGCFAGNVVVLAVMMWWLGDHPEVEQSLLSQSEIDALVKNDFENYYSEHAAGSFATQVWVNNAWVSALCIALGILGLPVLYLLFNNIANLAVVGAIMTRYDRGDLFWGLILPHGLLELTAVFVAAGVGLRLFWSWIEPGGLTRGASIAHAGRTAITVAMGLVVVLLVSGIIEAFVTPSPLPTWARIAIGVTAELVFFAYVFVVGRAASRSGATGDIADDLLEDRVATQA